The region TCCAAAAGCTGGCCAGCATCATTTCCTGTAAGATCAAAGTATCCTAGCGGAGAAATACAACCTTCAGTAGCATGAAGACCACAGCTTTTGGGCCTGTTATGATGGATGCAGAGGTCTCTGCCTCACGGATCCCAAGGTGGTGCTGCCTTCCTGCAGCCCCCAGTGAGAAACATGGTTCGTGAAGGATGCTCTTAGCAGCTCTAGGGTGCAATATGCAGCTTCCAACCTCGTTGCCTCTGCTGTAGAAATGTTCTCCAAGCTTAGCTGAGAAGTGAAAATGTCAGTCCTGCTTCTATAGGGAGTAGAAAGAAAGGCCAAGCTGATGTATGTGGACTGATGTTCAGTTACAGATtgctctctgctgtgccagACATTACTGTCCACGCAAAAGGCTGATCAAATACATGAATCAAattttcttgaagcattttatgGGCAACAATTTTCTGTTCTAATGCAAATATGATCGAGGATCACTGTGGctcagggaagagaaggaagacgTGCTAGTGGATTAACCATTAACAGGCACTACTAATGTGAGATCTTCTGTGTTGAGCAGGAGTCAGCTGCCTGCGAGGCGGATTCAGGTCTTCATCCTAGTGAGTTATCTGGAGTAACGTTATTTAGCTGTGTCATGACACTGAATTTGCTTTGTGTGCGAGATCAGTATGTGCCCTTGAAAAGAAGTCTCCACTAAGACCCCTTGGGGTTAGACACAATGAGTGGAATTGGGTAAACTCAGCAATAGATAACACAGGgataaaatgttctgttttgtaCTGTTATTTGTTTGCTAGGGCTTTCTGGGGTCTACCACTCCCATGTTTGGCAAGTATTTGCTCTTTGTTGTGCATGCTGGTTTGGCTATGCCAGTTGGTATTATTTCATTATGGGATTGGATCGCTGCCATTAGATGTAGATTTGCTGAAGTGTTCTCCAaagtctctctttttcccttcagcATCCTTATCAATAAACGGATTATTGTACAGAATAAACACCTTTAACACAGGATGGTGAATTACGTTAAAACGAGATgttagtttttatttaattgtatgGTCTCAGTTGCATCTTGATAGCACTTTTTCTACAGAGGGAAAGATATCAGTGAACTAGTggataccagaaaaaaaatggtaaaaactACTTGACTTCATTGAAAAACTCTAAATTTGTCCATTCAGCTGCTTTAGACAGCAAGGTTTATCAGAATGAGTAAAATTAGTTTGCAAACAACCCCATGAACATGAAGACAGCAATGTACCAACAGTCTTCAAAATGGGCACTTCTCTCACTTAGCTTCAGTAGTCTAAATGTAGGGTTCCCTTTAGATTCCCTTCACTTTCTGGGCTACGGGGAACTATATGATCAAATCCCTTGCCAGGACCGTTATGgtatagaaagaaaaactcaggTCTAAAAGCTCTTATGATGTGATCTGCCCATCCTATGCCTCTTGGCTTGCCTGGGAAATGGACTAGTCCATTAGCCTTCCATTAGGAGCAACCAGGTCTTGGTCAAGGGGGAACTTGATCTTCAGAGAAGTGATCTGGCAGGCTTTTTCCTGGTTAAAATGTTCGATCTTCTTATCTCTTTCCTGCCTGATGTCCTCTATTCCTACATTTCTCTTAGGATACTAGGTGCAGCTGGCTCCTGTGTTGCACTGGGCAGCTGAGTCTCATTTAACCACTCAAGGGGATGAGCTTCACACACCATTTCTTACTctacacatttaaaaatcatgacTTGACCACTCAAAaggtaataaaaaaatccaaactgtcaaaatcctctttctttttcttctgatttctgagAGATGAGCCCATCTCACCAGCTGTAGGCACCTGAGAAACACGTAACTCCAAAGGAGGATTCACCTATTGGTCTTAGATCCCGTGTCGTATCTATGTAAATAGAGCCACCCCTCACTTAGATGACGCTTTTAGGATGAAACGAATCGTGCTCTGGAGGTTCTTCTCTTCACACTTTCTCTCGAGGAAACATAGATTGACCATCTTAGACCTGCATGTCTCAATTTTAGCTAGAAGGCAGGTGTCTTCAATCATCTCAATTGGTTAAGGAAGAAGATTTAATAGATGGCTTTAGGTCATTCagtctgcagagaaagaaaatcaaattctaGCCACCATACTTTCTCTAAGAACCAAATCCTGTCATTCTGCATTTGCCCTCACTGATGGGAGAACTACGGTTCTCCCATAGACTCTTGGGTTTGCTGGAAACTCAGAAAATATCCTGCAGGCATTTTACTAAATCAGCTCAAAGCCTACCAAATCACAACTGAAAGGCTGAAAATCCTTGGGTAAGATTCCACTTGGCTTCAAGAGAAGAAATAGCTATAGAGAATGAGATGCaactttttctctgcttttcttacGGGCTGCAAGATTTGTCCCATGAAATGTGGGGGGATAACACTATGCTTTGCTTCCCTGTGTTGTGCTAAGCCAGTTTTGTCTGAAACACAACCAAACTGCTGTCCAGTGGCAAAGGTTTGTGGGTTTGGGTATGTAACAGGGTTAACACTTTAAACTACTATTTCCTTTAGGCCTCGTGGAGACCTGAGAGGGCTAATGGCTCACCTAGGAGAATCATCTGGTTAAAGTTCTTCCCCATTTGGACACTTTGTGGCTGTTAGTTAAGTAAATTaccagagctgctctgcaagtGCCCAGCAAATACAGCAGCTAAAGAGCATCTCCCAACCGTTGCATGGCACTATCTGGTGTAGTTCAAAATCCCAATTTCAGTTTTTTGCTTGGAGATTCAGCCTTTGCCACCTGACAGTGTGCAGTGAATTGGGCACATGTCTGAGACAACAAATATAACCTACGACGCTGGGAGGAGAAGCACACAGATGGTTCGCGGATCTGGGCTTGTAGCTCTGTAATGGAAAAATGGTGGATCTGATTCCAGCTCCTCCAGTTTTAATTAAGAGGGTAGTTGAGTTGTGCTGTTATCTGACAACACGATTGATTATCACCTTCAGAAGTTCTACTGTTGGTGGCACGTGCATTTGTTACACGTTGGCTTTCTCAGAGGGACAATACAGAGGATTAGTTTGTATTTAAGAGATGTTGCGTATAATCACTCATGCACTTTTTTGCAAACCATTTGTTTCTGCTAGCTTCTCTCCCATTATTTCTCTTGCTGGCATCTGGCTTTCTTTGTGCATCTTCAGTTTCCGTAAGGATGCAAATAGAAAGCGCTGAGGGTTCCTCAGGCTTCCCTGCTTGCCTGACCCTGTCTGCAGACACCCAGGAGGTGGAAGTGGAAGGATTTTTAGGATCTGGGTCAAGACATTCTGTGCAAGCCAGGAACAACACTCAGTGTCTCCTGGATATTTTGTGCCAGTCCCAAAGGTTttaagaaagagagggaaaaaaaaacttataagACTTTTAAAGAAGTTTAGGTGTTCGAAAGACTAGATAAGTTGCAGGTCTCCTGTTTTAGGGCTGATCCTCAGTGCAGCATCTCTAGTAGCTCACCTGAGTAAGTCTCATCCTTCAGCTCTCAACTGTGTTTCTAGTTTAAGAGCCCCGAAGTTTTGCCAGGACGCCTGTAAATGCTCCAGGAATGCAGGAATTAATGCGCCAATTTGAGCCAAGGGCCCGTCTAAGCAAGGATCTCGAGGGAGATGAGAGCCAGTGCcatgttttatgttttgaaaaaaaacatctctGCTATGGATATCTTTCAcactttatttcttcctcattccCACCAGTTTAGTGGCTGATCTCATAGCAGTTGGTGCTGGGTTTTTTGTAGACAGTTTCTCTGTACATGCAGATTATGAGTCTCGGCTATTGAAAATGGGTCTCTACAAATACTCACGACCTTAATCCCTGCTCTCAGAGGTGGAGTGTGTCGAATTCATGCCCTGCAGTCAGTGTAAGATAGTTTCTCAGAGCAGAGATTAATTTCTTGCCTATGAGACATTTTTAGACAGACAAAGAAACACCTTGCCTTGTACAGAAAATCAACAACCTTTCAAACGATTCGGTGAGCCAATAACCTGCAAGAGCGTAGTATAGACAgctgatttctttccttctctaaaatgctgggacttttttttccttcttctttttaagaaaaggaaaccaAACCAAGCCAAAGCAAAGTTTTCATTCATATGCATTTCAATTTCGTGCCAAAAAGTTACTTTGAATTGAAAAGCCAACATTTTTCCCCTAGTGctttttggaggaggaaaactATTAGTCAAAATTGATATTTCCCTGTGGCTCTGATTTTGGCTAACTGACCTgtccttttatttccctttctggCAGAAGAGAGCAACAGCCGCCTGCCTAGCTCTTGCCCTGGCTCAGCAGCCGGGTGACCCACCGTGATGCCCGTGCTCTTCTCTTCCAGGTGCTCCTTTTCAAAGGTCTCAGCATCCCCATGCTACCTCCTGCCGGCACTTCCACCTGGGTCCCCAAGCTCAGCTCTCAGCCGACTTCACCCTGCCTCCTGCAGTGCAGCCCCAGCCGGGGCTGACACCCCACATGGCCCCCGCACACCAGCACAGTGGCCCCCTGCACCAGCCCTTGGCACCGGTGCCAGCCCTGCCCTTCCAGGACGTGGCGGGACCTTCCTTCCTACCTCAGGCGCTACACCAGCAATACCTCCTCCAGCAGCAACTCCTCGAGGCCCAGCACCGTCGGCTCATGCCCCATCCCAGGTAAGGGTGTTTTGAGCTTGGACAGTTGGAAGACAGTTTTTTTCGGGGGATCcccagcaggctgcagggaagCTCTTGTGATCCTCACTCCTGCAAAGCACCTTTGGCCAAGGGTGCAATGCTGTCATGGTACTTGCTGAACGTGCTGGGACTTTGGCAAGCTGGGCTGTGGACCCCCACAGGACTTTTGCCAACAGCTGCAGGCCAGCTGTTACCTCTTGACTATGCCTTTCTCATGGGGATCCATGCTATGCACATCTAATTTGTCCCATAGTCAACTACTATAGTCACTCATAGGAGAATAGCTACCATAACACCTTGATTTTGTAGTTAACCTATCCTGGATCACAGAGAAAGCAGTAGACTGCATGCACAAGCTACACTTCTGTAGCTGTTGTTTCAAAACCtcaaaaagagattttattcaTATGTCCTGTAAGTGTGTGGTTTTGTACACGAAGAGCTTGCTGCTCTGTTCTAGGCTTCCTGGCTGTGCTCTGGCTACATGAGGAGAGAAGGATGCTGTTGATCTTCTGAAGCATGTTCAGTCAAAAAAGCAGCCCAAATTCACACTGGGCTGATGACTGCAAAGTGAATTACTGTTTCTCCACGGAGGTGGAAATGGATGTCTGGCCTTGTTCTGAGTCTGCTTCTTGAGCGAGAGATTTAGATAATAAGTAGGACAGAAAGACATTTTTGGAAACATATGGAAGATGCCTGTGGGTTGTGCCCATGGATCAAGGGCTGGTGAATGAGCCTCTGCGGTAATGCTGCATTTGGGAAGACTGCTGCAGatggaaaagtcttttttctccccaacaCTTTCTGTCTGCAAGTTGTGCATTCTTCTcatccttgttttgttttgcataagCTGGATTTTAGGTGGATTTAATGATTATTTAATAACTGGGTAGCAAATATATGCAAGGCTGAGGCGCTGATGATACAAGTGTTTACCTCTTAGTCATGAGCCAAATTCAGATAAAACCATGGAGTACAATTCCATGCAGAAACTGCTTCTGTAAATGCTGTCAGCGTTATATCTGCAAACAGgctatcagagaaaagaaatcctggCATAGAAAAGGTCTTGCCCAGTTCCAAGGCCCATTTCTGCAAGCAGTCAGCGCCAGCTGTGTAGGAGAGAGGTGTCTGAAACCTTATTGCGGTGGGGGACACAGTCCTGAAACCTGGGTCATGCCTTCAAGAGAGGAGCCTCTGTGCTGTGACAGCCTGGGAAATTTTTTATCTAGCagttttctgctccttttgctCCAACATTTTCCTGGAGATTTACTTTGTGACAGCTCCATTCCCATCAGTAAGCAGGGACTCAGTAGGGAGCTCAGGGTACGACTCTGTAATGCAAATCCTGCTTGTGCATCCAGCTTGCATCTCTCTAAATACAGAGATTTTGGTATCTGGTGCTGATGAAGTAGCACACATTCCTCCCCTAAGTGAAGGTAGTCCAAATGAGGCAGCCCCTAGAAAAACCTCGCAATATTTTCTatcactttcctcccaaaggcagcagaggcagggaaggaggagctggagcctgACCTGGCCTGTCCATTGTCCAGAGAAAGGTTGGATGGAGAAAGGAGGACATCTGTGGTGTCCTCCGGGCTTCTAACACTTGCTCGTCTCCTCCTCCCGCAGGCGGACTCAAGAGCGCATCTCTATCCAGCCTCACCGCTTGCACCCCAGCTTCGATTTCAGCCATCAACTGCAGACTCCACAGCCCATGGGGCCTCAGCCCAGGTACTTAGCCGAAGGCACAGACTGGTAAGTCTTCTACCTTTCCTTCCACCTAGTCTTTTGGATgagattttttgaaaaaatcctAAGCAGGCTGGTGAGGTTAGCCAATGTCACCTTGCTCCAATGCTTTTGCGAAAAGGTAATGCTTGTGCTCATTAGATAAAACACTGCTAGCATGCAAAGAGGGAAAACTCATCTCTGGGAGGGCCATGAGTGCATGCTAAAGTCCTACGCAGACTGAGCAAGCGCATGGTTTCAGCATAgtcatttttttgcaaatgttttgctAGACATGTGTGATAACATTAAGGCATCAGCTTTCCAAGCTCTCTCCACCCACGGATGTAGGGTGCACCTTAAACAGCAAGCTTCCCCGGGGGATTTTCCCTCCGTAGGTCATTGCCTCTGGCGAAGCATTGATGAGGGTCTTTTTTCTGCAGACCAACATCTCTGGCTTAACACGATCTTCTGTAGTCCAACAGCACTCAAAAGAGTGGCCACAACCCTCCCCATGGTCTAAATCAGGTGGCGCAATGCTACCCTAACCCATAGGGATAAAAGAATTAATATTTGTTAACTGTTTTCAAACCATAGTGTTTGATACCCTGGAAAAGACAAAAGGGGAGGTGGTTGCTCTGTTTTCAGAGCAGGTTTTAAGCTCTGGCGTGATTATGAAGGTAAGAGGCCCTACGTTgcagaatgagaaaataaagcatatttttgagTAGCTGAGCAAAGTCCATTCTGTGcactgaatggaaaaaatagcatGTGGACACATAATTAGAGACAATCATAACGCATATGTACAAGGGggccaaaacaaaacagcacaggAAGTGTCAGTTATGGCATTTCTGAACATCTGAGTGCTTTGCCCTGAGTGCAGGCCCTGAACACAGGGCTTTCCCCCCTCCAAGGGTAATAATATGCAGCCTAAAATATGGCCAGAtccttctgctatttttttctcaggtGTTCCCATTCCTGGCACCACTGTGATCTGAATTTGGCCATTAAGACATTGCTAAGATCAGTATGCAAAGAGGTTGACATTCAATCTGGATGGAGTttgtctttctgtctctcttggCACGTCTTGTGCTTAATTGTAATCATTAGAAGAATCTGATAAAGCATCACTTAatatttccctcctcctcccttcttctGGCCCATGTTGCTCCACAGCCTTGTAAAACCTAAGAAGCGAGGATGGCAGGAAAGCATATACTGTATATGTAGTTGGGTGACTTACTTCTCCTCTGGGCAGCTGTACAATTTTGCCCAGTGACCCACCCGAAAACATTCGTCTAATGTATTACCACATCAGTGGCACCGATGCCAGCTCGAAGGTGGTACTGTGCACCCTAATGTGATGTGGGAATGACAGGAATAGTTGGAGGTAATCAGTCATCTTGGACAGCCAAACCTTGATTAAAACGTTCTGGTAAACAAGGAATAAACTCCTAGTTGGTTCCTTAAATGCTCTTCTGAATAGACATTTAGTGACTACTGTCCAGTCTTTTATCTCAGGCCTTATCTGTCAGTTATTAGTTACTGGCAGCCAGTACAGTGCAGGTGTTGCAGCTCTTGGATCTCATAACTGAGCATCAAGGTACTCTGCATGGAGCACAGGCTGGGAGGCAGTAGctggttttggttttcttcagCTGATGTGCTCTGCTTGTCCATGGCAAAACACTAGGAAAACACCATTCCATGAAGTGTTCTGCTGCAGACCTATAGCATCACTTTAAAAACCTAAATATCAGATTTAAGGATTGGATGCACAACTGCATGAACAGTTCAGCAGCACTGTTGCTGCAATGGCTTGTGCAAGCTAGTAATTGCCATCAGTCTTTAAGAGATCTCTTCACCTCTTGATCTCAAGGCACTTTGTAGACAGATGTTATTTTGACTATTTTGCAGGCGGGGAGTtgagaaggcagagaaaagatgGCCAAGGCCATTCATTGGGTCAGCAGCAGGGCTGAAAACAGACTCAAAGTCTCTTGATTTCCAGCTGAGCCCTCTGTCCACCTTGGGGCTGTTTCATCCCATCTTGAATGATGGGATAAATCTCTGACAGTGTGACATGGGAGGTGGACAATGCCTCATGCTGTGGATTTGTGCCCCATTTGTCCTCCTGTTGGTTGTCTCCTGAGTTCTGTCGTGGCCAGGTTTGTCTGTCTAGCTGGCTAGCTGCACGGGGCAAGCAAGGAGTTTGCTTGAACTTGTTGCAGGGGACTTATTTGGGGGCATCAAAACATTGGAGTTGTTCCCTACTGCACAGACAGTTCTGAGTAGAAGATTTCTGCGTTTACTGTCCCCTCACATCCATTTTCTGCTGCTGGGCAAAAGCAGTTTCACAGCTGCTTGAGGGTGCATCTGGATGGCTCCTGACAAGCTGTGGTGCTAGCCACCATGGCTtgggcgggggggtgggggtgaaGAAGTTTGACGCTGAAATAGGAAACAACCCCTGTGCTCTAATTAGCATTGCTTTGGCAAATGTGAAGACAATGGCTATTAGAGCACCGGCTTTTGTAATTGTGATAAAGTAAATGACACTCACAGCACTTGTTTGCGGAGAGATTCTTTGGCTGGAGCAACGAGGGGTAGGCTAATTGGATTAGCGATGGAGATGTTGTGTTGGGTCTCCACTCCCAACAGTGAGGGTAGAGAGTTTGCCTGGCTTCTTTGCCTGCCGGATGGCGTCTGCACAGAGCTGAGGCATTTGCAGGGGCATCAGGAATTTCTGTCTGACAGAGGGGTCTGAAGTGAGGCCACTGAGataggttgtttttttctggaagggTTGAAGTGCCCAAACCCACCCACCCGAGTCCCAACCCCAGTGCCTGTGTGAAGCTCCCGTTCTGCTTGCCCAGGCCAGGCTGCAGAAGTGGGGGTCGAGAGGAGTGCTGAGCTCATCCAGAAGTCTCTTGAAACCATTACCTTTTCTGGATAGACACTGCCCTTGTCCTCTCAAGTCCTTCTTTGACCTTGTCTAAGAGATCTCCAAGAAAAGCACAAGCATGTCAAAAAGCACCCAGCCAAATCCCAATAACTGTCCAAAAAGTCTCATTACTGTTCTGCCCCAACACATTCAGGTGAATTCCTACAAAACCTTAGAAGTAAAATGTAACTGTTTGCAATGATATTGGCCAGAGCCGGACCTGGTCTGGCCAGGAGCCATTACTGAGCCTGGGGGATCGATCAGAGCCACCAAAACAGTATTCCTCTTGCTCTGTAGTTAGGCTGTGTCCATAAAGCTCTTGATCCCAGCTGACACATATGCTAACTGGTAGTGCTCTTGCTCTTTTGTGCTGGCTTGGGAAAAAGGTGACCATATAAATCTGAGGAAACTCACTTTAAAGCAGTTGCATCACCCTGGATTGACGCGTCAAGATGGAGGCACTCGCAGCAGCCAAGAACCCACTGAGGGCAtgttgctttcttctgctgtgagCATGATCTAACTTGTCAAAGACAACAGCTGGAggaactggaaataaaaaccACACCATCaaaactgtgcattttttttgtcttgcgCCTGCAGGGATCTCAGTGTCGACGCGGGCCTGACTCACGCCCAGTTCCAAGTTCGGCCGGTCCCACAGCCCTATCAGCATTACTTGGCTACACCAAGGATGCACCACTTCCCCAGGAGCACGTCCTCGACACAGATGGTAAGTGGAGTGCTTTCACCGAGAAATGTTTTATGCATTGTCTGCCAGCAGGCAGTCAAAATAAAGGCTGTTATCTCTCTATCACCTGTCTGCTGAGGATCCCACTTATCTCTGGCTGTGGGAGGGAGCGTCTGAAAGGATCACGTTGCATCACTGCACTCTGGAttagagaaagggagaggaaaaaagtgtaaGGGAAGATGTTTGGCTGCTTTGGAAAATTGCAGTCAGCGCTATTACTCCAGACAGGCGCTTTTTGTAACTGAGGGTGAATCTGGTCCTCATCCTTGGGAAAAGGCTCCTGCATGCAGATGGCTTCATGGACGGTGTCTCATGGGGGTTGGTCCCCATCATGCAACTGCTGGCTGCATAGGCCTCAGCGTTGTCTGTAAGGTTTTTGCATGATCTGTTACGTGGGCAGAGACTGGGGTTATTTAGGGACCCTTCTCTTAGTAGGGTATTATATTCCGAGTTGAGCTATGCAGGGCTCTGCTAGTCCTTAAGGCATCCTTGGAAACCCCGCAGTGGTGTTATTTCCGCAGCTCTTGAGGTGAGATCTTGACACCTGAGCCCTACTGCAGGGCTAAACCATCAGAGCTCAGATGAAGAGGAATCtgcccttttaaaaaaaattctctttttaagcTAGCCCATGTTGAGGGCTTGGAACCACAGTGTTATAGATGCAGCAGAAATTATTACAAGTAGTTTATTCATatgaaatgtatgtttttaattacCAATTTATAAGAGATCTATTTAAtaaacctcatttttttcttgtttattaaaAGGCTTTTATTGGTGAACGTGTCAGTCTGCTCTTTAATTTCGAATGTTCAAAGTGCTTATTTTAAATCAGGATACATGAGGGATTTTTACTGTACTAATACAGGTGgctttatctttcttctttacttctCGCAGGTCGTTCACGAGATCAGAAATTACCCTTATCCTCAGCTTCAGCTACTTGCTCTTCAGGGCCTGAACCCAAACAGGCACACATCCGCTGTGCGGGAAAGCTATGAAGTACGTATCTGGTGGACtggaattattattaaatttctAAACCCTGGGAAAGTGTGCAAGCTTTGACGTAAATTTGGACAGCTCCACTTTGCGGCACAGAGGCAATGCGGGAAGGGTAGGGCTGGAGATACAGGCTCTACTCAGGCCCTTTGAGTCAGCCAAAGAAAGGGACTGAGACGGGGCCAGCTTGGAAATATCATCCTCGCTCCTGTGTTGGCTGGGAAACACTGGGGAGGTAGCACAGATTTGATGAAATGCTCACAAGTAGATTGAGGGCTCCAGCAGTTTTAGAGTTAATCGGGAGGCAAAGGAGCTGAAAGGTTTTGGTGAAAGATAATCTAGTCTGGGGCTGCCCGAGGTTGACTCTGGCTCAGTTTAAGTCTGTAAATGAAGTGCTGAATTTTTTCCATGCCTTTGTTTCCCTGTCCGTCAAATGGAGATCAAATTCCACT is a window of Rhea pennata isolate bPtePen1 chromosome Z, bPtePen1.pri, whole genome shotgun sequence DNA encoding:
- the ARK2C gene encoding E3 ubiquitin-protein ligase ARK2C produces the protein MRAELVIPGAPFQRSQHPHATSCRHFHLGPQAQLSADFTLPPAVQPQPGLTPHMAPAHQHSGPLHQPLAPVPALPFQDVAGPSFLPQALHQQYLLQQQLLEAQHRRLMPHPRRTQERISIQPHRLHPSFDFSHQLQTPQPMGPQPRYLAEGTDWDLSVDAGLTHAQFQVRPVPQPYQHYLATPRMHHFPRSTSSTQMVVHEIRNYPYPQLQLLALQGLNPNRHTSAVRESYEELLQLEDRLGSVSRGAVQNTIERFTFPHKYKKRRPQEGKAEQEDGEESDTDEKCTICLSMLEDGEDVRRLPCMHLFHQACVDQWLATSKKCPICRVDIETQLGSDS